A part of Vulpes vulpes isolate BD-2025 chromosome 15, VulVul3, whole genome shotgun sequence genomic DNA contains:
- the CDAN1 gene encoding codanin-1 isoform X2 produces the protein MAAVLESLLREEVSVAAAVRWIARSAQSSEDDPGEAAALSSLRPLRKEFVPFLLNFLREQSSRVLPQGPPTPAKAPGSSAALPGRPGGPPRGGRGARSQLFPPTEPPSAAAAEAPPARRGGRRRGAAPGRERGGRGPGGPEEGVGGESPPWAAGRRPRSSGSPGSPGRARSDPPNLSNLEEFPPVGSLPPGPAGTKPSRRINPTPVSEERSLSKPKTCFTSPPISCVPSSQPSVPDTSPWGHGLPPGCRSLQEEREMLRKERSKHLQQSPTPACPTSESGSPLPSRTGNLTAEAADPARVSSRQRLELIALIYSSCIAENLVPNLFLELFFILQLLTARRMVAAKDSDLEPTPGAPDSLESPLFQSVHDCVFFAVQVLEHQFQVLSYLDKGTLKLLAENERLLCFSPALQGRLKAAYEGSVAKVSLAMPPSAQAVSFQPETDNRANFSSDRAFHTFKKQRDVFFEVLREWEDRHEEPGWDFEKGLGSRIRAMMGQLSAACSHSHFVRLFQKQLLQMCQSPGGTGGTVLGEAPDVLNMLGADKLGRLRRLQERLVAPQSSGGPCPPPTFPGCQGFFRDFILSASSFQFNQHLMDSLSLKIRELNSLALPQPEPSDEDGESDVDWQGERRQFAVVLLSLRLLAKFLGFVAFLPYRGPEPPPTRELQDSILALRSQVPPALDVRALLQQGLQARRAVLTVPWLVEFLSLADHIVPLLDYYRSIFVVLLHLHRSLVLSKESEGEMCFLNKLLLLAVLGWLFQIPTVPEDLFFLEEGQLDAFEVDTVPSEHGLDGMPVVDQHLLYTCCPYIGELRKLLASWVSGSSGRSGGFVRKITPTTTTTGLGAQPPHTTQGLQAQLAQAFFHNQPPSLRRTVEFVAERIGSNCVKHIKATLVADLVHQAESLLREQLVMQGQDAGDPAQLLEILCSQLCPHGAQALTRGREFCQKKSPGAVRALLPEETPAAVLSSAENIAVGLATEKACAWLSANITALIRREVKAAVSRTLRAQGPEPAARGERRGCSRACEHHAPLPSHLISEIKDVLSLAVGPRDPEEGISLDHLEQLLGQLGQTLQCRQFLCPPAEQHLAKCSVDLASFLVADQIPVLGPPAPRGLERGQARRLLHLLLSLWKDGFQVPVPLQLLLSPRNVGLLADTRPREWDLLLFLLRELVEKGLMGRPEIEACLGSLRDAQWPKDFSEELATLFNLFLAEPPMPEPQLRACELVQTNRGTVLAQS, from the exons ATGGCGGCCGTTTTGGAGTCGCTGCTACGGGAGGAGGTGTCGGTCGCAGCCGCCGTGCGGTGGATCGCGCGCAGCGCCCAGAGTTCGGAG GATGACCCCGGGGAGGCGGCCGCGCTGAGCTCCCTCCGGCCCCTGCGGAAGGAGTTCGTGCCGTTCCTGCTGAACTTCCTGAGGGAGCAGAGCAGCCGCGTCCTCCCgcagggcccccccacccccgccaaggCCCCGGGCTCCTCGGCCGCTCTGCCCGGGAGGCCGGGGGGCCCGccgcggggcggccgcggggcgcgcAGCCAGCTCTTCCCTCCCACTGAGCCTCCGAGCGCCGCGgccgccgaggccccgccggcccgccgcgggggcaggaggcggggcgcGGCGCCGGGCCGCGAGCGTGGGGGCCGCGGCCCCGGGGGCCCGGAGGAGGGGGTCGGCGGAGAGAGCCCGCCCTGGGCCGCGGGCCGCAGGCCCAGGAGCTCAGGCAGCCCCGGCAGCCCCGGGCGCGCGCGCTCGGACCCGCCGAACCTCAGCAACCTGGAGGAGTTCCCTCCCGTGGGCTCGCTCCCCCCCGGCCCAGCAGG GACGAAGCCTTCACGTAGGATCAACCCAACTCCGGTGAGCGAAGAGCGGTCACTCTCCAAGCCCAAGACCTGCTTCACCTCACCCCCAATCAGCTGTGTCCCCAGTTCCCAACCCTCAGTCCCGGACACTAGCCCTTGGGGCCATGGCCTTCCCCCAGGGTGCAGAAGTCTGCAAGAGGAGCGGGAGATGCTCAGGAAGGAGCG CTCGAAGCATCTGCAGCAGTCACCTACTCCCGCCTGTCCCACCTCAGAATCGGGGTCTCCCCTCCCCAGCCGGACAGGAAACCTCACAGCTGAAGCCGCTGACCCTGCCAGAGTGTCGTCCCGCCAGCGCCTGGAGCTGATAGCCCTCATCTACTCTTCATGCATTGCGG AGAACTTGGTACCAAACCTCTTCTTGGAGCTTTTCTTCATCCTTCAACTCCTTACTGCTCGGAGGATGGTGGCCGCCAAGGACAGTGACCTCGAACCAACTCCAGGAGCACCAG ATTCCCTGGAAAGCCCTCTGTTCCAGAGTGTCCATGAttgtgttttctttgctgtgcaggtTTTGGAGCATCAATTTCA GGTTCTCTCCTACCTGGACAAGGGGACCTTGAAGCTGTTGGCTGAGAACGAGCGGCTGCTGTGCTTCTCACCGGCTCTGCAGGGCCGCCTCAAGGCTGCCTATGAGGGCAGTGTTGCCAAG GTCTCTCTGGCGATGCCACCCTCTGCTCAAGCTGTCTCCTTTCAGCCAGAAACAGACAATCGTGCCAACTTCTCCAGTGACCGAGcctttcatacttttaaaaaacaaag GGACGTGTTTTTTGAGGTGCTTCGAGAGTGGGAAGATCGGCACGAGGAGCCTGGCTGGGATTTTGAGAAGGGCTTGGGCAGCAGGATCAG AGCCATGATGGGTCAACTCTCTGCAGCCTGCAGCCACAGCCATTTCGTTCGGCTTTTCCAGAAACAACTTCTCCAG ATGTGTCAGAGTCCCGGTGGCACTGGGGGCACTGTCTTGGGTGAGGCTCCAGATGTGTTAAATATGCTTGGAGCTGACAAGCTGGGGCGGTTGCGGCGCCTACAGGAAAGGCTTGTGGCCCCTCAGAGCAGCGGGggaccctgcccaccccccaccttcccagGCTGTCAGGGTTTCTTCAGGGACTTCATCCTGAGCGCCAGCAG CTTCCAGTTTAATCAGCATCTCATGGACAGTCTGAGTTTAAAGATCCGGGAGCTCAACAGCCTTGCCCTGCCCCAGCCTGAGCCCAGCGATGAAGATGGAGAATCAGACGTGGACTGGCAG GGTGAACGGAGGCAATTTGCTGTGGTGCTGCTCAGCCTGAGGCTTCTGGCCAAGTTCTTGGGCTTTGTGGCTTTCCTGCCATACCGGGGGCCCGAGCCGCCCCCCACCCGTGAGCTCCAGGACTCCATTCTGGCCCTAAGGAGCCAG GTGCCCCCGGCCCTAGACGTGCGGGCTCTGCTGCAGCAGGGGCTGCAGGCCCGCCGAGCCGTGCTCACCGTGCCCTGGCTGGTGGAGTTCCTTTCCCTCGCTGACCACATCGTGCCCCTGCTGGACTACTACCGCAGCATCTTCGTGGTCCTGCTCCACCTACACCG GAGTTTGGTCTTGTCAAAGGAAAGTGAAGGGGAGATGTGTTTCCTGAACAAATTGCTGCTGCTTGCTGTCCTGGGCTGGCTTTTCCAG ATTCCCACAGTCCCTGAGGACCTGTTCTTTCTGGAAGAAGGTCAGTTGGATGCCTTTGAGGTGGATACAGTACCTTCAGAGCATGGGTTG GATGGCATGCCTGTGGTGGACCAGCACCTGCTCTATACCTGCTGCCCCTACATTG GAGAGCTCCGGAAACTGCTCGCATCATGGGTGTCAGGCAGCAGTGGGCGGAGTGGGGGCTTTGTGAGGAAGAtcactcccaccaccaccaccactggccTCGGAGCCCAGCCTCCCCACACCACCCAGGGGCTGCAG GCACAGCTGGCCCAAGCCTTTTTCCACAACCAGCCGCCTTCCCTGCGCAGGACTGTGGAGTTTGTGGCAGAGAGAATCGGTTCCAACTGTGTCAAACATATTAA GGCCACACTGGTGGCAGATCTGGTGCACCAGGCTGAGTCGCTTCTTCGAGAGCAGCTGGTGATGCAGGGACAGGATGCGGGAGATCCAGCCCAGCTGTTGGAGATCTTGTGTTCCCAGCTGTGCCCCCACGGGGCCCAGGCATTGACCCGGGGGCGGGA GTTCTGTCAGAAGAAGAGCCCTGGAGCCGTACGCGCACTGCTTCCCGAGGAGACCCCAGCAGCT GTTCTCAGCAGCGCAGAGAACATTGCTGTGGGGCTTGCAACAGAGAAAGCCTGTGCTTGGTTGTCAGCCAACATCACAG CACTGATCAGGAGAGAGGTGAAGGCGGCAGTGAGTCGCACACTTCGAGCCCAGGGTCCTGAACCAGCTGCCCGGGGGGAGCGGAGGGGCTGCTCCCGAGCCTGTGAGCACcacgctcccctcccctcccacctcatcTCCGAGATCAAA GATGTGCTATCTTTGGCCGTGGGGCCCCGGGACCCTGAGGAGGGCATCTCTCTGGACCATCTGGAGCAGCTCCTGGGCCAGCTGGGCCAGACGCTGCAGTGTCGCCAG TTCCTGTGCCCACCAGCTGAGCAGCATCTGGCCAAGTGCTCTGTGGACTTAGCATCCTTCCTTG TTGCAGACCAAATCCCTGTCCTCGGGCCCCCGGCGCCACGCGGGCTAGAGAGAGGGCAGGCCCGGAGGCTCCTgcacctgctgctctccctgTGGAAGGACGGCTTTCAGGTGCCAGTCCCACTGCAGCTGCTGCTGAGCCCAAGGAATGTGGGGCTTCTGGCAGACACCCGGCCACGGGAG TGGGACCTGCTGCTGTTCTTGCTCCGGGAGCTGGTAGAGAAAGGGCTCATGGGACGGCCAGAGATAGAGGCCTGCCTGGGCAGCCTCCGGGATGCCCAGTGGCCAAAG GACTTCTCTGAAGAATTAGCAACACTGTTCAACCTCTTTCTAGCTGAGCCTCCCATGCCAGAACCCCAGCTAAGAGCTTGTGAGCTGGTGCAAACCAACCGAGGAACTGTGCTGGCCCAGAGCTAG
- the CDAN1 gene encoding codanin-1 isoform X1: MAAVLESLLREEVSVAAAVRWIARSAQSSEDDPGEAAALSSLRPLRKEFVPFLLNFLREQSSRVLPQGPPTPAKAPGSSAALPGRPGGPPRGGRGARSQLFPPTEPPSAAAAEAPPARRGGRRRGAAPGRERGGRGPGGPEEGVGGESPPWAAGRRPRSSGSPGSPGRARSDPPNLSNLEEFPPVGSLPPGPAGRTKPSRRINPTPVSEERSLSKPKTCFTSPPISCVPSSQPSVPDTSPWGHGLPPGCRSLQEEREMLRKERSKHLQQSPTPACPTSESGSPLPSRTGNLTAEAADPARVSSRQRLELIALIYSSCIAENLVPNLFLELFFILQLLTARRMVAAKDSDLEPTPGAPDSLESPLFQSVHDCVFFAVQVLEHQFQVLSYLDKGTLKLLAENERLLCFSPALQGRLKAAYEGSVAKVSLAMPPSAQAVSFQPETDNRANFSSDRAFHTFKKQRDVFFEVLREWEDRHEEPGWDFEKGLGSRIRAMMGQLSAACSHSHFVRLFQKQLLQMCQSPGGTGGTVLGEAPDVLNMLGADKLGRLRRLQERLVAPQSSGGPCPPPTFPGCQGFFRDFILSASSFQFNQHLMDSLSLKIRELNSLALPQPEPSDEDGESDVDWQGERRQFAVVLLSLRLLAKFLGFVAFLPYRGPEPPPTRELQDSILALRSQVPPALDVRALLQQGLQARRAVLTVPWLVEFLSLADHIVPLLDYYRSIFVVLLHLHRSLVLSKESEGEMCFLNKLLLLAVLGWLFQIPTVPEDLFFLEEGQLDAFEVDTVPSEHGLDGMPVVDQHLLYTCCPYIGELRKLLASWVSGSSGRSGGFVRKITPTTTTTGLGAQPPHTTQGLQAQLAQAFFHNQPPSLRRTVEFVAERIGSNCVKHIKATLVADLVHQAESLLREQLVMQGQDAGDPAQLLEILCSQLCPHGAQALTRGREFCQKKSPGAVRALLPEETPAAVLSSAENIAVGLATEKACAWLSANITALIRREVKAAVSRTLRAQGPEPAARGERRGCSRACEHHAPLPSHLISEIKDVLSLAVGPRDPEEGISLDHLEQLLGQLGQTLQCRQFLCPPAEQHLAKCSVDLASFLVADQIPVLGPPAPRGLERGQARRLLHLLLSLWKDGFQVPVPLQLLLSPRNVGLLADTRPREWDLLLFLLRELVEKGLMGRPEIEACLGSLRDAQWPKDFSEELATLFNLFLAEPPMPEPQLRACELVQTNRGTVLAQS, translated from the exons ATGGCGGCCGTTTTGGAGTCGCTGCTACGGGAGGAGGTGTCGGTCGCAGCCGCCGTGCGGTGGATCGCGCGCAGCGCCCAGAGTTCGGAG GATGACCCCGGGGAGGCGGCCGCGCTGAGCTCCCTCCGGCCCCTGCGGAAGGAGTTCGTGCCGTTCCTGCTGAACTTCCTGAGGGAGCAGAGCAGCCGCGTCCTCCCgcagggcccccccacccccgccaaggCCCCGGGCTCCTCGGCCGCTCTGCCCGGGAGGCCGGGGGGCCCGccgcggggcggccgcggggcgcgcAGCCAGCTCTTCCCTCCCACTGAGCCTCCGAGCGCCGCGgccgccgaggccccgccggcccgccgcgggggcaggaggcggggcgcGGCGCCGGGCCGCGAGCGTGGGGGCCGCGGCCCCGGGGGCCCGGAGGAGGGGGTCGGCGGAGAGAGCCCGCCCTGGGCCGCGGGCCGCAGGCCCAGGAGCTCAGGCAGCCCCGGCAGCCCCGGGCGCGCGCGCTCGGACCCGCCGAACCTCAGCAACCTGGAGGAGTTCCCTCCCGTGGGCTCGCTCCCCCCCGGCCCAGCAGG CAGGACGAAGCCTTCACGTAGGATCAACCCAACTCCGGTGAGCGAAGAGCGGTCACTCTCCAAGCCCAAGACCTGCTTCACCTCACCCCCAATCAGCTGTGTCCCCAGTTCCCAACCCTCAGTCCCGGACACTAGCCCTTGGGGCCATGGCCTTCCCCCAGGGTGCAGAAGTCTGCAAGAGGAGCGGGAGATGCTCAGGAAGGAGCG CTCGAAGCATCTGCAGCAGTCACCTACTCCCGCCTGTCCCACCTCAGAATCGGGGTCTCCCCTCCCCAGCCGGACAGGAAACCTCACAGCTGAAGCCGCTGACCCTGCCAGAGTGTCGTCCCGCCAGCGCCTGGAGCTGATAGCCCTCATCTACTCTTCATGCATTGCGG AGAACTTGGTACCAAACCTCTTCTTGGAGCTTTTCTTCATCCTTCAACTCCTTACTGCTCGGAGGATGGTGGCCGCCAAGGACAGTGACCTCGAACCAACTCCAGGAGCACCAG ATTCCCTGGAAAGCCCTCTGTTCCAGAGTGTCCATGAttgtgttttctttgctgtgcaggtTTTGGAGCATCAATTTCA GGTTCTCTCCTACCTGGACAAGGGGACCTTGAAGCTGTTGGCTGAGAACGAGCGGCTGCTGTGCTTCTCACCGGCTCTGCAGGGCCGCCTCAAGGCTGCCTATGAGGGCAGTGTTGCCAAG GTCTCTCTGGCGATGCCACCCTCTGCTCAAGCTGTCTCCTTTCAGCCAGAAACAGACAATCGTGCCAACTTCTCCAGTGACCGAGcctttcatacttttaaaaaacaaag GGACGTGTTTTTTGAGGTGCTTCGAGAGTGGGAAGATCGGCACGAGGAGCCTGGCTGGGATTTTGAGAAGGGCTTGGGCAGCAGGATCAG AGCCATGATGGGTCAACTCTCTGCAGCCTGCAGCCACAGCCATTTCGTTCGGCTTTTCCAGAAACAACTTCTCCAG ATGTGTCAGAGTCCCGGTGGCACTGGGGGCACTGTCTTGGGTGAGGCTCCAGATGTGTTAAATATGCTTGGAGCTGACAAGCTGGGGCGGTTGCGGCGCCTACAGGAAAGGCTTGTGGCCCCTCAGAGCAGCGGGggaccctgcccaccccccaccttcccagGCTGTCAGGGTTTCTTCAGGGACTTCATCCTGAGCGCCAGCAG CTTCCAGTTTAATCAGCATCTCATGGACAGTCTGAGTTTAAAGATCCGGGAGCTCAACAGCCTTGCCCTGCCCCAGCCTGAGCCCAGCGATGAAGATGGAGAATCAGACGTGGACTGGCAG GGTGAACGGAGGCAATTTGCTGTGGTGCTGCTCAGCCTGAGGCTTCTGGCCAAGTTCTTGGGCTTTGTGGCTTTCCTGCCATACCGGGGGCCCGAGCCGCCCCCCACCCGTGAGCTCCAGGACTCCATTCTGGCCCTAAGGAGCCAG GTGCCCCCGGCCCTAGACGTGCGGGCTCTGCTGCAGCAGGGGCTGCAGGCCCGCCGAGCCGTGCTCACCGTGCCCTGGCTGGTGGAGTTCCTTTCCCTCGCTGACCACATCGTGCCCCTGCTGGACTACTACCGCAGCATCTTCGTGGTCCTGCTCCACCTACACCG GAGTTTGGTCTTGTCAAAGGAAAGTGAAGGGGAGATGTGTTTCCTGAACAAATTGCTGCTGCTTGCTGTCCTGGGCTGGCTTTTCCAG ATTCCCACAGTCCCTGAGGACCTGTTCTTTCTGGAAGAAGGTCAGTTGGATGCCTTTGAGGTGGATACAGTACCTTCAGAGCATGGGTTG GATGGCATGCCTGTGGTGGACCAGCACCTGCTCTATACCTGCTGCCCCTACATTG GAGAGCTCCGGAAACTGCTCGCATCATGGGTGTCAGGCAGCAGTGGGCGGAGTGGGGGCTTTGTGAGGAAGAtcactcccaccaccaccaccactggccTCGGAGCCCAGCCTCCCCACACCACCCAGGGGCTGCAG GCACAGCTGGCCCAAGCCTTTTTCCACAACCAGCCGCCTTCCCTGCGCAGGACTGTGGAGTTTGTGGCAGAGAGAATCGGTTCCAACTGTGTCAAACATATTAA GGCCACACTGGTGGCAGATCTGGTGCACCAGGCTGAGTCGCTTCTTCGAGAGCAGCTGGTGATGCAGGGACAGGATGCGGGAGATCCAGCCCAGCTGTTGGAGATCTTGTGTTCCCAGCTGTGCCCCCACGGGGCCCAGGCATTGACCCGGGGGCGGGA GTTCTGTCAGAAGAAGAGCCCTGGAGCCGTACGCGCACTGCTTCCCGAGGAGACCCCAGCAGCT GTTCTCAGCAGCGCAGAGAACATTGCTGTGGGGCTTGCAACAGAGAAAGCCTGTGCTTGGTTGTCAGCCAACATCACAG CACTGATCAGGAGAGAGGTGAAGGCGGCAGTGAGTCGCACACTTCGAGCCCAGGGTCCTGAACCAGCTGCCCGGGGGGAGCGGAGGGGCTGCTCCCGAGCCTGTGAGCACcacgctcccctcccctcccacctcatcTCCGAGATCAAA GATGTGCTATCTTTGGCCGTGGGGCCCCGGGACCCTGAGGAGGGCATCTCTCTGGACCATCTGGAGCAGCTCCTGGGCCAGCTGGGCCAGACGCTGCAGTGTCGCCAG TTCCTGTGCCCACCAGCTGAGCAGCATCTGGCCAAGTGCTCTGTGGACTTAGCATCCTTCCTTG TTGCAGACCAAATCCCTGTCCTCGGGCCCCCGGCGCCACGCGGGCTAGAGAGAGGGCAGGCCCGGAGGCTCCTgcacctgctgctctccctgTGGAAGGACGGCTTTCAGGTGCCAGTCCCACTGCAGCTGCTGCTGAGCCCAAGGAATGTGGGGCTTCTGGCAGACACCCGGCCACGGGAG TGGGACCTGCTGCTGTTCTTGCTCCGGGAGCTGGTAGAGAAAGGGCTCATGGGACGGCCAGAGATAGAGGCCTGCCTGGGCAGCCTCCGGGATGCCCAGTGGCCAAAG GACTTCTCTGAAGAATTAGCAACACTGTTCAACCTCTTTCTAGCTGAGCCTCCCATGCCAGAACCCCAGCTAAGAGCTTGTGAGCTGGTGCAAACCAACCGAGGAACTGTGCTGGCCCAGAGCTAG